One stretch of Brevibacillus laterosporus DNA includes these proteins:
- a CDS encoding DUF1805 domain-containing protein, which produces MIEMKPIYFKAGVAQAITVHLPKTTLLVVTTDIGYIMCGALDVGLLNEKLAHREIIAGRATGVKTIQELLDAPLESVTYGSLPLGIEVGTKGSDAIELMLSQQRRM; this is translated from the coding sequence ATGATTGAAATGAAACCCATCTACTTTAAAGCAGGTGTAGCTCAGGCAATTACAGTTCATTTGCCAAAAACGACGTTGCTCGTTGTAACGACTGACATTGGATATATCATGTGTGGCGCGCTTGATGTTGGTTTATTAAATGAGAAGCTGGCTCATCGCGAAATTATTGCAGGACGTGCAACGGGTGTGAAAACGATACAAGAATTGTTGGACGCCCCTTTGGAATCGGTGACATATGGCTCATTGCCTTTGGGAATAGAGGTAGGTACAAAAGGTAGCGATGCAATTGAACTCATGCTATCTCAACAAAGACGAATGTAA
- a CDS encoding suppressor of fused domain protein, with product MFLFKMLLLMISFLLLLFFLYTLSKKKERAKQPEMLKVWTGVVEQAVAVAERQPQPESTQQLKEHRYPDSYKGEQKNKQADVSLRKWIKSHYQMFFFDEPVAKFSAHENKDEVTVLLYACNRKRGWFTYATCGCAEKNGAEYMISTYEKQQELPILIEQIIEQALELGSSSFGQLFPCCRPFGAHHGFTHVICLSPVFEPEGFAHFTNGKKLVSIFMLVPLWRSEADFVKQNGWPELEAIFMENDVNTLEWNRASVI from the coding sequence ATGTTTTTATTTAAAATGCTTTTACTTATGATCTCGTTTCTGCTGCTGCTTTTCTTCCTCTATACCTTATCTAAGAAGAAAGAACGTGCGAAGCAGCCGGAGATGCTGAAAGTATGGACCGGTGTGGTCGAGCAGGCAGTTGCAGTGGCTGAACGTCAACCTCAGCCCGAATCTACACAACAGCTGAAGGAGCATAGGTATCCCGATAGTTATAAAGGCGAACAGAAAAATAAGCAAGCAGACGTAAGCTTGCGAAAATGGATCAAGTCTCATTATCAAATGTTCTTTTTTGATGAACCAGTTGCCAAGTTTTCAGCCCATGAAAATAAAGATGAGGTAACGGTGCTTCTGTACGCATGTAATCGTAAGCGTGGATGGTTCACTTACGCTACTTGTGGTTGCGCTGAAAAGAATGGCGCAGAATATATGATTAGCACTTATGAAAAGCAACAGGAATTGCCAATACTTATTGAACAGATTATAGAGCAAGCGCTAGAGCTAGGTAGTTCTAGCTTTGGGCAACTCTTCCCTTGTTGTCGTCCGTTTGGGGCACATCATGGTTTTACACATGTCATTTGTTTATCGCCAGTTTTTGAACCTGAAGGTTTTGCACATTTTACAAATGGGAAAAAGCTTGTTAGCATATTCATGCTCGTTCCCTTATGGCGCTCAGAGGCTGATTTTGTCAAGCAAAACGGATGGCCTGAGCTGGAAGCCATCTTCATGGAGAATGATGTAAACACTTTAGAATGGAATCGAGCCTCTGTCATCTAA
- a CDS encoding BMP family ABC transporter substrate-binding protein, with product MKKLVSRALPLLLVLPLTLSGCGKQQPATPAGDAKSNVKIGMVTSVGTVNDNSFNQGTWEGLQKVNEDKGAEVQYLQSSSDADIIPNLNQFVKEKWDLTFGIGFPIMEHVQKVAKENPEAKLVVIDTVVEAPNVTSVVFKEEEGSFLAGVVAALTSKTKKVGFVGGIEIPVTKRFEKGFLAGVKAADPTVEVKTIYTGAFDKPDDGKSAASTMYSQGADILYHAAGATGDGVFNEAKARKGKGENVWVIGVDMDQSLVFGNDVTLTSMMKRVDEAAYLVATNYINGTFEGGKILSLGLKENGVGLSESSRKNISEDVWKKVEEFRNKIVSGEIKIQ from the coding sequence ATGAAAAAATTAGTTAGCCGCGCTCTACCACTTTTATTAGTATTACCCTTGACCCTAAGTGGTTGTGGTAAACAACAACCAGCAACACCTGCTGGAGATGCTAAAAGCAATGTAAAAATCGGTATGGTAACCTCTGTAGGTACCGTAAATGACAACTCCTTTAACCAAGGTACTTGGGAAGGCTTGCAAAAGGTAAACGAGGATAAAGGTGCTGAAGTACAGTATCTACAATCCAGCTCAGATGCGGATATTATTCCAAACTTAAACCAATTTGTAAAAGAGAAATGGGATTTAACATTTGGTATTGGTTTCCCGATCATGGAACATGTGCAAAAAGTAGCAAAAGAAAATCCTGAGGCGAAACTTGTTGTTATCGATACAGTCGTAGAAGCTCCAAACGTTACTTCTGTTGTGTTTAAAGAAGAAGAAGGCTCCTTTCTAGCTGGAGTCGTAGCTGCGCTAACATCGAAAACAAAGAAAGTCGGCTTTGTTGGCGGTATTGAGATCCCTGTTACCAAGCGCTTTGAAAAAGGCTTCCTAGCTGGTGTAAAAGCGGCTGACCCTACCGTAGAAGTGAAAACGATCTACACTGGTGCATTCGATAAGCCTGATGATGGTAAATCTGCTGCATCCACAATGTACAGCCAAGGCGCTGATATCTTGTATCATGCCGCTGGTGCAACAGGAGACGGGGTATTTAATGAAGCAAAAGCACGTAAAGGCAAGGGTGAAAACGTATGGGTTATTGGCGTTGACATGGACCAATCTCTTGTTTTCGGAAATGACGTTACGCTTACATCTATGATGAAACGTGTAGACGAAGCAGCTTATCTAGTCGCTACCAATTACATCAATGGCACATTTGAAGGTGGTAAAATCCTTTCCCTTGGTTTGAAAGAAAATGGTGTAGGTTTATCTGAATCTTCCCGTAAAAACATTTCCGAGGATGTTTGGAAAAAGGTAGAAGAGTTCCGTAACAAAATTGTTAGCGGTGAAATTAAGATTCAATAG
- a CDS encoding CsoR family transcriptional regulator — protein sequence MEEDNQHLLSDEKEKGCCQERSSHHSEKLKGNLQSRLNRIEGQVRGIKGMIEKDVYCDDVLNQIAAVQSALNSVGKMLLEGHMKSCVVERIQEGDHEVIDELIKTVAKLMK from the coding sequence ATGGAGGAAGATAATCAACATCTTCTATCTGATGAAAAGGAAAAAGGATGTTGCCAAGAGCGGAGTAGTCATCATTCCGAAAAGCTAAAAGGTAATCTACAATCACGCTTGAATCGCATAGAGGGACAGGTTCGTGGGATTAAAGGTATGATTGAAAAAGATGTCTATTGTGACGATGTATTAAACCAGATAGCTGCTGTTCAGTCTGCTCTTAACTCGGTAGGAAAAATGCTTCTAGAAGGTCATATGAAAAGCTGTGTGGTTGAACGTATTCAGGAAGGTGACCACGAAGTTATTGATGAGCTGATAAAAACAGTAGCAAAGCTAATGAAGTAG
- a CDS encoding DUF72 domain-containing protein has product MSKNQNIQIGVCGWGDHDDLYTQGVKAKDKLSVYASHFPIVELDSSFYAILPQKNYVTWAKETPDAFRFIVKPHQGLTGHQRHIEREEKLELYKSFENSIQPLVEAGKLETLLFQFPPWFDCKREHVQYVQYCVQYFSRYSVSVEFRHQSWFESTWREKTLTFLQNVGAVHVVCDEPQAGSGSVPIVTAVSSPKQALVRFHGRNKAGWRDTGAPNWRDVRYLYRYSEEELQEWKPRLLELSQQTERVIVLFNNNSGGDAVANAKRMMQLLDIDPDGLNPRQLELF; this is encoded by the coding sequence TTGAGCAAAAACCAAAACATTCAAATTGGCGTATGCGGCTGGGGAGATCATGATGATTTATACACACAAGGCGTTAAAGCCAAAGATAAGTTGTCTGTTTACGCCAGCCATTTTCCCATTGTAGAGCTGGATAGCTCATTTTACGCTATTCTACCACAAAAGAATTATGTGACGTGGGCAAAGGAAACCCCTGATGCGTTTCGCTTTATTGTAAAGCCGCATCAGGGGTTAACCGGTCATCAGCGTCACATCGAGCGTGAGGAAAAGCTAGAATTATATAAGAGTTTTGAAAATAGCATTCAGCCACTTGTAGAAGCAGGGAAATTGGAAACCTTACTGTTTCAATTCCCACCTTGGTTTGACTGTAAACGTGAGCATGTGCAATACGTTCAGTATTGTGTGCAATATTTTTCGCGTTACTCTGTTTCTGTCGAATTTCGTCATCAAAGCTGGTTTGAATCTACGTGGAGAGAAAAGACATTAACCTTTCTGCAAAATGTGGGTGCTGTGCATGTTGTCTGTGATGAGCCGCAAGCAGGTTCGGGATCGGTGCCTATTGTTACAGCGGTTAGCTCGCCTAAACAGGCCTTAGTTCGTTTTCATGGCAGAAATAAAGCAGGTTGGCGTGATACAGGTGCGCCGAATTGGCGAGATGTTAGGTATTTGTACCGATATAGTGAGGAAGAATTACAAGAATGGAAACCTAGATTACTGGAGTTAAGTCAGCAAACGGAACGTGTCATAGTTCTATTTAACAATAATTCGGGTGGCGATGCTGTAGCGAACGCCAAACGGATGATGCAACTATTGGATATTGATCCAGATGGCTTGAATCCTCGACAACTAGAACTTTTTTAA
- a CDS encoding flotillin family protein, with the protein MDFDIIVLGPIIAVVAVFVIIGIAFWARYKTVGADEAMIVTGSALGSKNVLTDESGNKIKIVRGGGTFVLPIFQQANFISLLSHKLDVSTPEVYTEHGVPVMADGVAIIKVGGSIEDIATAAEQFMGKPDEALRAEAQEVLEGYLRAILGSMTVEEIYKNRERFAQEVQAVAAKDLKKMGLAVVSFTIKDVRDKNGYLAALGIPQIAAVKRDASISQAEADKESRIKQAQAEEHAKKAELLKETNIAEAEKEKELKISEFKQEQDRARATADQAYSLQQAKMKQQVTQEEMTVDIVRREKEIELEGKEILRRERQYDAEVKKKADADRYAVEQAAEAEKAKTMREADAKKYSIEAEAKAQAEQKRLEGLAYADAERARGTAEAEVTQLKLEAEAEGKRKLAEAYERFGQAAVLDIVVKMLPELAEKVAEPMKAIDKVTIIDTGGGQGDGVNRLSTNVTKLMTQLPEMLKDVSGLDMNEMIESFMKKGKTAPAEVAATHEEVKQGTPVVNLTNEQLQEK; encoded by the coding sequence ATGGATTTTGACATCATTGTGCTTGGGCCCATTATTGCTGTGGTCGCTGTCTTTGTAATCATTGGTATTGCATTTTGGGCAAGATACAAGACGGTAGGCGCAGACGAAGCCATGATTGTAACAGGAAGTGCACTTGGGAGTAAGAACGTATTAACAGATGAATCAGGTAACAAGATCAAAATTGTACGAGGTGGGGGTACGTTTGTCCTACCAATTTTCCAGCAAGCGAACTTTATCAGCTTATTATCACATAAATTGGACGTATCTACGCCAGAAGTTTACACAGAGCACGGTGTACCAGTTATGGCCGACGGTGTGGCAATCATTAAAGTAGGTGGCTCCATTGAGGACATTGCTACAGCGGCAGAGCAATTCATGGGTAAGCCAGACGAAGCGTTACGTGCAGAAGCTCAAGAGGTTCTAGAAGGATATCTACGTGCCATCTTAGGAAGCATGACAGTTGAAGAAATCTATAAGAATCGGGAGCGTTTCGCTCAAGAGGTACAGGCAGTGGCGGCTAAAGATTTGAAAAAGATGGGCTTGGCTGTCGTTAGTTTTACGATTAAAGATGTTCGTGATAAAAATGGATATTTGGCCGCGTTAGGTATTCCACAAATCGCAGCAGTTAAAAGAGATGCGAGCATTTCTCAAGCGGAAGCTGATAAAGAGTCACGCATCAAGCAGGCTCAAGCAGAAGAGCATGCTAAAAAGGCCGAATTATTGAAAGAGACCAACATTGCTGAAGCCGAGAAAGAAAAAGAGCTCAAAATTTCTGAGTTTAAACAAGAACAAGATAGAGCACGTGCTACAGCAGATCAGGCTTACTCGTTGCAACAGGCTAAAATGAAACAACAGGTTACCCAAGAGGAAATGACAGTCGACATTGTACGTCGTGAGAAAGAGATTGAGCTGGAAGGGAAAGAAATCCTGCGTAGAGAGCGTCAGTACGATGCAGAAGTAAAGAAAAAAGCAGATGCCGATCGCTATGCTGTAGAGCAAGCGGCTGAAGCAGAAAAGGCGAAGACAATGCGGGAAGCCGATGCTAAGAAATATAGCATTGAAGCGGAGGCGAAGGCACAAGCAGAACAAAAGCGCCTAGAAGGTCTTGCTTATGCTGATGCAGAAAGAGCACGTGGTACGGCTGAAGCGGAAGTAACTCAACTCAAGCTGGAAGCAGAAGCGGAAGGGAAGCGCAAGCTGGCAGAAGCTTACGAAAGGTTCGGTCAAGCGGCTGTATTAGATATTGTTGTGAAGATGTTGCCTGAATTGGCAGAGAAAGTTGCAGAGCCAATGAAAGCTATTGATAAGGTAACGATTATTGATACTGGCGGTGGCCAAGGGGACGGTGTGAATCGTTTAAGTACCAATGTCACTAAGTTAATGACTCAGTTACCTGAGATGTTAAAGGATGTTTCAGGTCTAGATATGAATGAGATGATTGAAAGCTTCATGAAGAAGGGGAAAACAGCCCCAGCAGAAGTAGCCGCTACTCATGAAGAGGTGAAGCAAGGAACGCCTGTGGTTAATTTAACGAATGAGCAGTTGCAAGAGAAATAG
- a CDS encoding copper resistance protein CopZ → MENIILQVQGMSCNHCVQAIEKAVGKLDGVSSVKVKLSEAEVDVAFDPAKITVEEIKEAIDDQGYDVE, encoded by the coding sequence ATGGAAAATATAATACTACAAGTACAAGGTATGTCCTGCAATCATTGTGTGCAAGCGATAGAAAAAGCTGTTGGTAAATTGGACGGTGTATCCTCTGTAAAGGTCAAGCTGTCTGAAGCAGAGGTAGATGTAGCCTTTGACCCTGCAAAAATCACAGTAGAAGAGATAAAAGAAGCAATTGATGATCAAGGATATGATGTAGAATAA
- a CDS encoding M67 family peptidase, whose translation MNQTLFGSPFAHVDQPIIISKTLVSQLIVVAQKQLPYEFTALLGGHKNIITSFYPATSEVASTDTFLLSPSTFFQVMNQIKEQQESWLGVLHTHPLSPAVPSSLDIHGWHYPDLCYWILSFASKKPDLALYQIRQGHAQKHSYQIS comes from the coding sequence ATGAACCAGACCCTATTTGGCTCCCCTTTTGCTCATGTTGACCAACCAATTATCATTTCAAAGACACTTGTGTCCCAGTTAATTGTAGTAGCACAAAAGCAGCTACCATACGAGTTCACGGCATTACTAGGCGGTCATAAAAACATCATTACTTCATTTTACCCAGCTACTTCGGAAGTTGCTTCAACAGATACCTTTTTGTTAAGTCCTTCTACCTTTTTTCAAGTCATGAATCAGATAAAAGAACAACAAGAAAGCTGGCTTGGTGTTTTACATACACACCCGCTCTCCCCAGCTGTCCCTTCCTCCCTAGATATACATGGATGGCATTATCCTGACCTTTGCTACTGGATTTTATCATTTGCTTCAAAGAAGCCTGATCTAGCTTTATATCAAATCAGACAGGGGCATGCACAAAAGCACTCGTACCAAATAAGCTAA
- a CDS encoding BMP family ABC transporter substrate-binding protein, protein MKKLYTILGASLLTFSLALSGCGTKAPESGNASGEAKKHLKIGMVTATGTVNDNSFNQMTWESLQKFGIDTGAEVQYLQSASDSDIIPNLNQFIKDKWDLTFGVGFLMSEQVQKVAKDNPEAKIAIIDSVVDAPNVTSIVFKEHEGSYLAGVAAALSSKTGKIGFLGGIEMPVIKRFEAGFTAGAKAAKPDIKIVPIYTGAFDKPDLGKSTASTMFNQGVDIVFHAASSTGDGLFNEAKDRHAKGENVWVIGVDMDQAKVFGEDITMTSMVKRVDEATYRVSTDLLNGKFDGGKAVSLGLKENGVGLAESTKKNISDDVWKKIEEFKQKIINGEITVPDKM, encoded by the coding sequence ATGAAGAAGCTTTATACGATCCTCGGTGCCAGTCTTTTGACTTTCTCACTCGCTTTAAGCGGCTGTGGAACAAAAGCTCCTGAATCCGGGAACGCATCTGGAGAAGCAAAAAAACATTTGAAAATAGGAATGGTTACTGCAACAGGTACCGTTAACGATAATTCCTTTAACCAGATGACATGGGAAAGCTTACAAAAGTTTGGAATAGACACTGGTGCAGAGGTTCAATACCTGCAATCTGCAAGTGACAGTGACATCATCCCGAACTTGAATCAATTTATTAAAGATAAATGGGACTTAACTTTTGGTGTCGGCTTCTTAATGTCTGAACAAGTTCAAAAAGTAGCAAAAGATAACCCTGAGGCAAAAATTGCAATCATTGACTCTGTTGTTGACGCACCAAATGTAACATCTATCGTGTTCAAGGAGCATGAAGGGTCTTACCTTGCTGGTGTAGCAGCTGCACTAAGTAGTAAAACGGGCAAAATTGGTTTCCTTGGCGGTATTGAAATGCCTGTAATCAAGCGCTTTGAAGCAGGATTCACTGCAGGAGCAAAGGCAGCTAAACCAGATATTAAAATTGTTCCTATTTACACAGGTGCATTTGATAAACCTGACCTTGGTAAATCTACTGCTTCTACTATGTTTAACCAAGGTGTGGACATTGTGTTCCATGCAGCAAGCTCCACTGGGGATGGTCTGTTTAACGAAGCAAAAGACCGTCATGCCAAAGGCGAAAACGTATGGGTTATCGGTGTAGATATGGATCAAGCAAAAGTATTCGGTGAAGATATCACAATGACATCTATGGTAAAACGTGTTGATGAAGCTACTTACCGTGTATCCACTGATTTGTTAAATGGTAAATTTGATGGTGGAAAAGCTGTATCTCTTGGTTTAAAAGAGAACGGTGTAGGACTAGCTGAATCCACAAAGAAAAACATCTCTGATGATGTTTGGAAAAAAATTGAAGAATTTAAACAAAAAATCATTAATGGTGAAATTACAGTACCAGACAAAATGTAA
- a CDS encoding sulfite exporter TauE/SafE family protein, which translates to MSIAFIIILFVFIGLFAGVMGSMVGIGGGMFFVPALLYFGNVYEPGSITPQIASGTSLLVIAVTALSSSISFMKQKKVDVQAAVLFFIGSAPGAIAGVYVNKWLNSDSFYLLFGLFQISMFILLMVKDKFKPRANQWKIVKTYIDDHGEQQTYGYNRTSAIIIAFFVGIISSLFGVGGGILMVPALIVLYRFPAHMATATSMCIIFLSSVVGSTTNIINDHIQWLYVFGLAPGAWIGGTLGAIVANKLKGKTLILLLRIMILAIAVQMIYKAFVS; encoded by the coding sequence ATGTCAATTGCATTCATTATTATTTTATTTGTGTTTATCGGTCTGTTTGCAGGTGTGATGGGTAGTATGGTTGGTATTGGTGGAGGGATGTTTTTCGTTCCTGCCTTACTTTATTTTGGTAACGTGTATGAACCAGGCAGCATTACCCCACAGATTGCGAGCGGTACCTCATTGTTAGTTATTGCGGTAACAGCTCTGTCCTCAAGCATTAGCTTTATGAAGCAAAAAAAAGTGGACGTGCAAGCGGCAGTACTATTTTTTATCGGTAGTGCACCGGGTGCTATTGCTGGAGTTTACGTCAACAAGTGGCTAAATAGTGATTCTTTTTATCTATTGTTTGGTTTGTTTCAGATATCTATGTTTATTTTGTTAATGGTCAAAGATAAATTCAAGCCAAGAGCCAATCAGTGGAAGATCGTCAAGACCTATATAGATGATCATGGTGAGCAACAAACGTATGGGTATAACCGTACATCTGCTATCATTATTGCCTTTTTCGTCGGTATCATTTCCTCATTATTTGGTGTAGGTGGAGGGATTCTGATGGTGCCAGCACTCATAGTCCTGTATCGTTTCCCTGCGCATATGGCTACCGCAACCTCTATGTGTATTATCTTTTTATCCTCTGTTGTTGGTTCAACGACCAATATTATTAACGATCATATCCAGTGGTTGTATGTGTTTGGTCTGGCTCCAGGAGCATGGATTGGGGGAACGCTAGGTGCTATCGTTGCTAATAAATTGAAAGGAAAGACCCTTATACTTCTTTTAAGAATTATGATTTTGGCGATTGCTGTTCAAATGATTTATAAGGCATTTGTCTCTTAG
- a CDS encoding serine protease: MGTWDIIFLSCVGLGFLFAVVLLFVDHSHALTGGFESPVFQPVCVVSFTTAFGACGFLLHRFTLLSMASVILLSVGCGLFLAVAGYFIWIRPMKNAENSTGYSIKQLEGQIGEVITTIPASGYGEIIIKMLSGTSNQIASSQDQIVIPQGSRVVVVKVEDHVLQVIPFE, encoded by the coding sequence ATGGGGACATGGGATATTATTTTTCTTAGTTGTGTGGGACTTGGTTTTTTGTTTGCTGTTGTGCTTCTATTTGTGGACCATAGTCACGCACTAACAGGTGGTTTTGAGAGTCCTGTATTTCAACCTGTCTGTGTCGTTAGCTTCACTACAGCCTTTGGCGCTTGTGGGTTTCTTCTACATCGTTTTACGTTATTATCTATGGCAAGTGTGATATTGCTTTCAGTTGGTTGCGGTCTATTCTTAGCTGTAGCAGGTTATTTTATCTGGATTCGTCCAATGAAAAATGCTGAAAATTCTACCGGTTACTCTATTAAACAGCTGGAAGGACAAATTGGAGAAGTGATTACAACAATTCCTGCAAGTGGATATGGTGAAATTATTATTAAAATGTTAAGTGGTACTAGTAACCAAATCGCTTCCAGTCAAGATCAGATTGTTATTCCTCAGGGCTCCCGTGTCGTAGTCGTCAAAGTAGAGGATCATGTTCTACAAGTGATTCCCTTTGAATAA
- a CDS encoding HD-GYP domain-containing protein, translating to MKLARSIYNSNGTILVGNGVTLTKRMIERLAEMNIHSIYIEDEETADIFIDDIISEQTRQEAMGFIHTSFETFRDDPKRFRQVFAAEKMGLRVKSVLTNLIHELKNNHSAMNLLGTVCGVDSYVFVHSFNVTIYTVLVGLKMGLNDKEIGDLALGAMLHDVGKMLIPPEILNKPGRLTDEEYEIVKQHTEIGFELLRKQIGIPLLTAHCAYQHHERIDGSGYPRQLKDMEIHPYAKILAVCDVFDALTSHRVYRSPMLPHDATELLFAGSGTQFCKNVLEEFRNSISVYPVGLGVTLSSGVSGVIIKNNPGLPSRPIVRILANEAHEKVNPFEVDLTTELSLVISDCEPLG from the coding sequence ATGAAGCTTGCACGAAGCATTTACAACAGTAATGGCACAATCCTGGTGGGAAACGGCGTAACTTTAACCAAGAGAATGATTGAACGACTAGCTGAAATGAATATACATTCAATTTATATTGAGGATGAAGAAACGGCTGATATTTTCATCGACGATATTATCTCCGAGCAAACACGACAGGAAGCGATGGGTTTTATTCATACATCGTTTGAAACCTTCCGAGATGATCCCAAAAGATTCAGACAAGTATTTGCGGCAGAAAAAATGGGATTGCGTGTTAAAAGTGTACTAACTAATCTTATCCATGAATTAAAAAACAATCATTCTGCAATGAATTTGCTGGGAACGGTGTGTGGTGTTGATTCTTATGTGTTTGTCCATTCCTTTAACGTGACAATTTATACCGTATTGGTCGGATTAAAAATGGGTTTAAACGATAAGGAGATCGGGGATTTAGCTTTGGGTGCTATGTTACATGATGTAGGTAAAATGTTGATACCGCCTGAAATATTGAATAAGCCCGGACGCTTGACAGATGAGGAGTATGAAATTGTTAAGCAGCATACGGAAATCGGATTTGAATTGTTGAGGAAGCAAATAGGAATTCCGTTGCTGACTGCTCACTGTGCATACCAGCATCATGAAAGAATAGACGGGAGCGGCTACCCCCGTCAACTAAAAGATATGGAGATTCATCCTTATGCAAAAATTCTAGCTGTATGCGATGTGTTTGACGCTTTAACCAGTCATCGTGTTTATCGTAGTCCTATGTTGCCACATGATGCTACGGAGCTGTTATTTGCAGGATCAGGAACACAATTTTGTAAAAATGTGTTAGAAGAATTCCGCAATTCAATCTCCGTTTATCCAGTTGGGTTGGGTGTAACGTTAAGCTCAGGTGTTTCTGGTGTAATCATTAAAAATAATCCAGGACTTCCCTCTAGACCGATTGTACGGATACTAGCAAACGAGGCTCACGAAAAAGTAAATCCATTTGAGGTGGATCTCACTACGGAACTAAGTTTAGTCATTTCAGATTGTGAACCTCTTGGATAA